The DNA sequence CGTTCGATTAATACTCATTGCACCAGAGATTCTATGGTCTCTGGTGTTTTTTTACGTCGTGGAATACAATCTGTTTTCCTGTACACTTTTTGCATATGGAGTGTGCCCCTAAGCTTTTCATATGAGAGCGGTGCCTGGTTAAAAGCACTGTCCCGTCAAGTGGATCTCCGCATAACGTCTCTTGACGAAACAAGGGGAAATCGGATAAGGAACAATATAAACTTAGAAACTAAAATAGGAGTGACTGTGCGCCTGCCTGGGGATCAGACAGGGGAGTGTCTCAGCCGCTTCGAGCCAGAGAAAATAACGGGCTGCAACTTGACGGGTTCTCCAGCAGCAGCGATAGTCGTTGGTTCAAACAGATGTGAGCGTTAACTAGAATTAACCTCGTCACGATTCACTAAAGCATACTATTACATCTCAGGATACAATCATGTTCGATCCCTTATCAGGGCAGATGCCAACTCAGGCGAATCAACGTGCCAGAAGCTATTCACAGCAGCGCCAGATGGGCATTGGTGACCTTCTGCTGGACAACCGGATCATCTTTCTGGACAGCGTCATTAATGATGCCAGTGCGAATCTGATCGTGATGAAACTGCTCTATCTGCAGTCTGAAAATCGTCACCAGGACATCCATCTTTATGTCAATTCACCCGGTGGTTCAGTGACATCCACGATGGCCATTTATGACACGATGCAGTTCATCGAATGTGATGTGGCCACTTATTGTGTTGGTCTGGCTGCCAGTGGTGGCGCGATCCTGGTTGCCGGGGGACAGAAGGGGAAACGTTACATTCTGCCGCACGCCAAAATGATGATTCACCAGCCTTTTGGGGAAGTCGGTGGTCAGGTTTCTGACATCGAAATTCAGGCCAAAGACATTCTCGATACCCGTGAGGTATTGAATAAAATTCTGGCTGGCCACACCGGTCAGAGTATTGAAAAAATTGCGCAGGACACTTCTCGTGACCGCTTCCTCTCTTCAGCCGATTCGGTCGAATACGGTCTGGTCGATGAAGTTCTGGTCCGTGATACCAGCGACAAAGACAAGAAATAAAACAGACGTCGGCAGACATGCTGCCCCATGACGATCCAACATCAATCTACCATCTATTGAAGTGAGTTTTACATGACGGTCCTAACACCTTATGTGATCGAAAAAAATGGCCGCGATGAACGGGCCATGGATATCTATAGTCGTCTCCTGCAGGATCGTATCATTATGATGGGTTCTCAGGTCAACGATCAGGTGGCTCAGAGCCTGGTGGCTCAGCTGCTGTTTCTGCAGTTTGATGATCCTGAAGCAGACATCCACTTTTACATCAACTCTCCCGGTGGCTCAGTGACTGCCGGGATGGCCATCTACGATACGATGCAATACATCTCTTGTGACGTGGCCACATACTGTATCGGGCAGGCCGCCAGTATGGGCGCTCTGCTGCTGACAGCCGGTGCTCCGGGCAAACGCAACGCACTGCCCAACAGCCGCATCATGATTCACCAGCCGCTCGCCGGGATGCAGGGTACGGCTACCGATCTGGAAATTCATGCCAAAGAAGTTCTGAAAATGAAGCGGCGTCTGAACGAAATTCTGCTGCATCATACCGGTCAGACACTCGAAAAAATCGAGCAGGATACGGACCGGGATAACTTCATGGATTCCACCGAAGCCAAAGCTTACGGACTGATCGATAACGTGCTCGAGCACCTGGATCTGCCCGGAACCAAAGAATAGTTTTAACTCTGACAAGAGGAGACAGAAGAGGGATCTTCTGTTTTAATTGATTTCCAATGAAGCAATACCTTACGACATGGATGTCGTTGATGTTGATTCTCACCCTCTCCGGGTGTGGAGGTCGCGGCAATACGGATCTTCTTGAAGCGCGATTGCGCGACCAGGAAGACAATATTTTCGCTCTGCAGCGAGATCTCAAGGAATCGCAGCAGGCGCTGCAGTCTGCCCGCGAGCAGTCTGAGTCCATGCAGAGGCAGTTGGCCAAATCATCTAACGGTGGCCTGCTGCCCGAGCAGTCCAAGACGCTGTTTCGGGTGACGGGCGTCAAAGTCAACAGCCTGCTGACCGGGGGAGTCGATCTCGACAGCAAGCCGGGAGACGAACTCTGGACCACCGTCATTACACCGCATGACGTGGATGGCGAGACCGTCAAACTGCCCGCTGATCTGGAACTGGAACTGGTCGATCTAAATCAACCCGAGAATCAGCGTCGCGTCGGGATCTGGAAATTCGACAGCCAGGAAGTCCGCTCTCACTGGTATTCAGGTTTTGCCGGTTCGGGCTTCCGCTTCGAACTCCCCTGGCAAAGTGCCCCCGCCAGCGAGGATCTGACACTGCTGGTGAGAATGAAATCTCAGGATGGTCGTACCTTCCAGGCAACCTCTTCACTAAGAGTGGCTCGTCTGGATAGCAGCTCTCAGATTCAGACCGCCAGCCGCGAAGAGCCTCGTTCGCGGAAACAGCTCACGCCAGCTGAGCCTGCACGAATTTCCTTCGAAGCGCAGCCAGCGATAGTGACCGAAGAACCTGCTGAGGAGAACCCGTTCCAGCAGATGTCAGCCGAGACAACTGAACCGGCGGCAGCAACCGAATTCGACTCGCCGTTCCGTGTGATTCAGGAATAGCCAAACGTTTGATTTCCAAATGCAATAAGCTCTCACCGGTTAACCGATGAGAGCTTGTTTTGTTTTCGTCATGCAGAAGTCGTCGCGACTATTTCTTCTGTGCCATGGAGTGGGCTTTAGCCAGAGCATCTTCTGCTTCCGCGATGCGTCCACAGCGCTGACAAATTACGGAGAGCTGCAGGTAGGAGAAGTTGTCTTCCGGTTCCAGTTCGGTAACCTTCTTGGCATGCTCGATGGCTTCATCAAACTTTCCCAGCTTCTGGTAATAGACAGCAGAGGCTGAGTGAGCCAGAACGTAATTTTCATCCTGAGCCAGCACTTCCTTCAGTTTCTCTACCGCCTGTTCCACGTCCCCACTCTCGTAAGTTTTGACTGCTTCATCGTACAGACTGGATGGAGTACTCATCTGCTTAATCTCGCTTTTCTTTCAAATGTTCTGTTGAAGTATGAGGATCGCATGCAGACCATTCTGTCGTCACGACAGAACTATCATCAGCTCGCTATTTGAATTGTAGACCTGTGGGGCAAAATACCAATACGGCAAATCTGGTCAGACCTCTGTCTGACCGGATTATTGCCTCTGTTTATGATAATTGACGGGCTGCTCGGTTTCATAGGCAAAGCGACCTGCTTCCTGTAGAATTTGGTGACTTGGACTGATATCACTGATCACCGTTTTCATAAAGGTTCGATGTGCCTTCTCCTAAACCGACAGCAGAGCCCTCCGCCACATACTCCCGACTGGAGCTGATCCTGCTGGGGATCGTTCTGCTGGTCGCCTGTCTGGCGCGGATGATGTTCTTCTCCGATGTGGCTGTCGAGCATTTCGATGAAGGTGTCTATGCATCCAATCTCTGGTTCTCCGCAGAGCAGGGGGCCGAGTATCCAGGCCGCTATTTTTACGCGCCGCCTCTGCTGCCGTTTCTGATCGAGTGGTCCATGATCTTTCTGGGCAGCGGTGTCTGGGGTGTGTTTCTCCCCTCTCTGCTATTGGGCGTCATGACTGTGCTCTTGATCTGGTGGGTGACTCGTGACTGGTTTGGTTCTTCCGCCGGACTGGTGGCCGCACTCCTGGCGGGAGGCAGCGACCTGCATCTGCTCTACACGCGAACCGCTCTCACAGACGTTGCACTTGGATTCTTTCTGCTGCTCAGCGTCTACCTTATCTGGCGGAGCTGGCTCTCGCTCGATTGGAAGTGGCCAGTACTGGCTGGTGTCGCCATCGGACTGGGGTGGTCGGTCAAGTACAACGGCTGGCTTCCGCTGGCCATCGGCTTTTCTGGAATTGTTCCCTGGCTCTGGGTCTACCGCCGTGATCGTCTCCCTCTCACCAGCTACCTGACACGCGCTTTCGTATTTTCTCTGACGGCTATGGTTGTCTGGTCGCCGGTATTGATCGGGCTACAGAAGTGGGGAGGCTATTCCGTCGTCGCTGCCAATCACAGTCGGTATGTTGTCGGCTTCTCGGGCTGGTTCGATTCCTGTACGCGACAACTCCTCAATCTGCGTTTGCTCGAGGGACCATTCGGAGCGATCAGCCTTGGGCTGGTCTGTCTGGTGGGATGCCTGCTGGCACTTCACGGTAGTTGCTGGAGTTCAACTCACTCCGGAAATGAAAACAAGAATGAGGAAGGTAGGCGTTCCACGTGGAACACGATGCTGGTTGGTTGCCTGGCAGGCCTCCCCTTACTGGGGGGCTGGCTGGTAGGGATCACCCCGGTCCTCGTCATCCTGGCTGTCATCGGAATTCTGCTGCAGCTGTTCTGCATGTCGGGACAGCGATCGAAATCTCAGGTAGCAGCCGATTCCCGAGATGATTCATTAGGACTGTCTCGACCGCTGGCAGCCTGGTTACTGGCGGCCTGGTTCTGTGGTCTGCTACTGGCCACGCCGCTCTACCATCCCTATCCCCGTCTGACGATTCCCTGGATGATCTCTGCCTGGTTAGGTACCGCCGCGCTGGTGGGTTGGCTCGAGTCACGATCAGGCTGCTCCCTCTGCGAACTCTTATCGAGATCTGGTGAGCTGAGGACTCAGCCCGCGCGTATCATGGGGGGAGTCACTTTTGTGGGTGTCGCCCTCCTCGTGATTCTGATCGCGCGACCCTGGTCGGTCGCTGCCTGGCAACCTCGAAACGGACTGGCGTCGATTTCCCGTCAGTTGCTGGCAAACCTTCGGCAGGAACACGCCAACTCGGATGAAGCGATTCTCTACATCTATGCCGAGCCTGGGTTGTTCTTCAATCTGAAAGCAGAGGGTCATCAGCTGACCGGTCCGGTAGCTGACTTCCGGTTTCTGGATTCGCTTCCACCCCAGATGCCCGTCTACTTGATCGCGGGACCACACGCG is a window from the Gimesia benthica genome containing:
- a CDS encoding ClpP family protease; translation: MFDPLSGQMPTQANQRARSYSQQRQMGIGDLLLDNRIIFLDSVINDASANLIVMKLLYLQSENRHQDIHLYVNSPGGSVTSTMAIYDTMQFIECDVATYCVGLAASGGAILVAGGQKGKRYILPHAKMMIHQPFGEVGGQVSDIEIQAKDILDTREVLNKILAGHTGQSIEKIAQDTSRDRFLSSADSVEYGLVDEVLVRDTSDKDKK
- the clpP gene encoding ATP-dependent Clp endopeptidase proteolytic subunit ClpP translates to MTVLTPYVIEKNGRDERAMDIYSRLLQDRIIMMGSQVNDQVAQSLVAQLLFLQFDDPEADIHFYINSPGGSVTAGMAIYDTMQYISCDVATYCIGQAASMGALLLTAGAPGKRNALPNSRIMIHQPLAGMQGTATDLEIHAKEVLKMKRRLNEILLHHTGQTLEKIEQDTDRDNFMDSTEAKAYGLIDNVLEHLDLPGTKE
- a CDS encoding tetratricopeptide repeat protein, which encodes MSTPSSLYDEAVKTYESGDVEQAVEKLKEVLAQDENYVLAHSASAVYYQKLGKFDEAIEHAKKVTELEPEDNFSYLQLSVICQRCGRIAEAEDALAKAHSMAQKK
- a CDS encoding ArnT family glycosyltransferase, coding for MPSPKPTAEPSATYSRLELILLGIVLLVACLARMMFFSDVAVEHFDEGVYASNLWFSAEQGAEYPGRYFYAPPLLPFLIEWSMIFLGSGVWGVFLPSLLLGVMTVLLIWWVTRDWFGSSAGLVAALLAGGSDLHLLYTRTALTDVALGFFLLLSVYLIWRSWLSLDWKWPVLAGVAIGLGWSVKYNGWLPLAIGFSGIVPWLWVYRRDRLPLTSYLTRAFVFSLTAMVVWSPVLIGLQKWGGYSVVAANHSRYVVGFSGWFDSCTRQLLNLRLLEGPFGAISLGLVCLVGCLLALHGSCWSSTHSGNENKNEEGRRSTWNTMLVGCLAGLPLLGGWLVGITPVLVILAVIGILLQLFCMSGQRSKSQVAADSRDDSLGLSRPLAAWLLAAWFCGLLLATPLYHPYPRLTIPWMISAWLGTAALVGWLESRSGCSLCELLSRSGELRTQPARIMGGVTFVGVALLVILIARPWSVAAWQPRNGLASISRQLLANLRQEHANSDEAILYIYAEPGLFFNLKAEGHQLTGPVADFRFLDSLPPQMPVYLIAGPHAERDSEFVKQFDQAQDRLDLIQSYEYDPSLLVRLNQAQLPAKSTTESVRLYRVR